In the Drosophila teissieri strain GT53w chromosome 3R, Prin_Dtei_1.1, whole genome shotgun sequence genome, TGGCGCCACAATCGAGCACCGACGAGCCAATGGCCATCGTGTGATTCGTGAGTCGCATTACCTCCGAGAACATGGTGCGTATGTACTTGGCCCTGGGTGGAACCTCCACATTCAGCAGCTTCTCCACCGCCAAGCAGTAGGCCAACTCATTGGCCATGCAGGACACGTAGTCCAGGCGATCGAAGTAGGGCAATGCCTGGGTGTACGTCTTGTACTCGATCAGTTTCTCGGTGCCGCGATGCAGCAGTCCAATGTGCGGATCGGCATTGAGTACGGTTTCATTGTCCAGCTCGAGGATCATGCGGAGTACTCCGTGTGCCGCCGGATGGGCGGGTCCGAAGTTGATGAGCTTGGTGCGAAAGGTACGATCGACGGGTGGAATCTTTTTGCCCGTAAAATTGGGACGCTTCTTCCACTCGTCACCCTCCGGATACCAAACAATGTATTGCTGCTTATTCAGATACTCGGGATCTGGATACCAGAAGTGTGTGTTATAGGGCTTGTACGGCGGACCGGGTGGATACAGCTCATCCCAGCTGGGGTCACATTCCTTAGCCTTCGGCTCCTCTTGGCAACCTTAAAAGTGCACCTTATAGTGAGTTTACCCAAAATGGAGCGATCTACGTGGCTTACCAGCTTTGTGTGATGAAAAGACGCGGCGATTGAATAGTTTTCCCAAATCCGGTCTCTTGAAGGTGGACCTCAAGCCCTCGACGGTCAGATACTTCTCGCTGAAACGATTCTTGTACGCCTGGAAACGCCGAATTTCGTTGGGTGTGAAGAGCTTGTCGGCCAGCTTGCGCATTCCTTGCATTCCGCCAGACATGATTACCTGAGTATAAAGAACTTAACTTCTttggaaaattataaatttaaacaattgttCTCCCCTTCGCTTACTGGGATGTTAACAGCAACGATTGCTATCTCCCAACATTCCGATTACTatagtatttacattttatttcgtatGCAGCCCACTAATCCATTCATGATTGTTGTTCTCTCCTTGCAGATCTTCGATGATCACTACCACTTCGCACATCACAAGGTCTCGAAGCGGTCGCTCTCCCCCGCCACGCATCACCAGACTCGCCTGGATGACGACGACCGCGTCAACTGGGCGAAGCAGCAGCGGGCCAAGTCGCGGTCCAAGCGGGACTTCATCCGCATGCGACCCTCAAGGACCTCCTCGCGGGCCATGTCCATGGTGGACGCCATGACCTTTAACGACTCCAAGTGGCCGCAGATGTGGTATCTGGTAAGTGATCGCAAATGCAAGCAAActattcataaaaaatataatgatgTTTGCACGGATTTAATATTACAAGAACACAACCATAAGTATTAATAGTagtattgtattttaaataatttattataatgtaATGCTATTCCCAGAACCGTGGTGGTGGCCTGGACATGAATGTGATACCCGCCTGGAAGCAGGGCATTACCGGCAAGGGCGTGGTGGTGACCATTCTGGACGATGGCCTGGAATCCGATCATCCGGACATACAGGATAACTACGTAAGCACTGAGATTGGCTAACAACATTAAACCCCTTACTAAGTCAGCACTCAATAACCCAAACAGGATCCCAAAGCCTCGTACGATGTGAACAGCCACGACGACGATCCGATGCCGCACTACGACATGACGGACTCCAATCGCCATGGAACCCGCTGTGCCGGCGAGGTGGCAGCCACCGCCAACAACTCCTTCTGTGCGGTGGGCATTGCGTACGGCGCCAGTGTGGGCGGCGTCAGGATGCTGGACGGAGATGTCACGGATGCGGTTGAGGCAAGGTCGCTGTCGCTGAATCCGCAGCATATCGACATATACAGTGCCTCCTGGGGACCGGATGACGATGGCAAGACGGTGGACGGACCCGGGGAGCTGGCATCGCGCGCCTTCATCGAGGGAACAACGAAGGGACGTGGCGGCAAGGGCAGCATCTTCATTTGGGCATCGGGCAATGGCGGACGGGAGATGGATAACTGCAACTGCGACGGCTACACGAACTCCATCTGGACGCTGTCCATCTCCAGTGCCACGGAGGAGGGACATGTGCCCTGGTACTCGGAGAAGTGCAGCTCCACGCTGGCCACCACCTACAGCAGCGGCGGGCAGGGCGAGAAGCAGGTGGTCACCACGGACCTGCACCACTCGTGCACTGTCTCCCACACGGGCACCTCGGCGTCGGCCCCGCTCGCCGCTGGCATAGCCGCCCTGGTGCTGCAGTCCAACCAGAATCTCACCTGGCGCGATCTGCAGCACATTGTTGTGCGCACCGCCAAGCCGGCGAACCTCAAGGACTCCAGCTGGTCCCGCAACGGGGTGGGGCGGCGGGTGAGCCACTCCTTTGGCTACGGATTGATGGACGCCGCCGAGATGGTGCGCGTGGCCCGCACCTGGAAGTCGGTGCCGGAGCAGCAGCGGTGCGAGATCAACGCTCCCCACGTCGACAAGTAGGAGATGCTAATTGATTAGCCCATTCCCGTTCCTGTACTCATTTGCATTCTCTATTTGCCAGGGTCATTCCACCTCGTACCCACATCACCCTGCAACTGACGGTTAACCACTGTCGATCGGTCAATTACCTGGAGCACGTCCAGGCCAAGATTACGCTTACGTCGCAGCGTCGCGGAGACATTCAGCTCTTTTTGCGGTCTCCCGCCAACACCAGTGTCACGCTCCTAACGCCTAGGTAAGTGGAGCAGATGGTAGCCACCACCGCACCGAACTCCTGCTAATCCACTTCATCACCAGGGTACATGACAACTCCCGTTCCGGATTCAACCAGTGGCCCTTCATGTCTGTGCACACCTGGGGAGAGTCGCCGCAGGGCAACTGGCAGCTGGAGATCCACAACGAGGGACGCTACATGGGTAAGTCTGACCACGGTCTTGCAAATTACCAACCATTGTGCCGTCAGATCGATGCTTTCAACCTGTACCGTTACCGTTTTACATGCTGCGCTTTTGTGGAACTCAACCACCGACGCACCCACCTAACACCCCATAAACCCACCCATTGACCCACCGGCTTTTGTAGGCCACGCTCTGCTCAGGGAATGGTCGCTGATCTTTTACGGCACCACTCAGAGCATTGGGCCCAACGATCCGATCTCGGTGCCCAAGCCAAGTGGCTCGGAGGCAACCACCCCGaatagcagcagcaccaccagcaatCTGCATCAAGCCTACTCACCCCAGTACCCCCGCATTCCACCCAATAACTTTGGTAGCTCACCCTCGGGCGGGTCCAAGCTGCCACTGGGCAAAGTGCCTCCACCCAACAAATCCAGCTATGTGACCAACAATCCGCTGCTGAATTCCGCACCACCCAAGCAGGGCTACCAACAGATTTCCGCCACCTACGGCGTGATATTGGGCAAAGCCAATGGAAAGgctaacaacaacagcaaggagaagaccaacaacaacaagggaAGCAAGGGCACCAATGGTAACAAGGGAAAATCGGGAGGATCGGGTGGCAACCGCAAGGAGCAAACCACCCAGAGCACCATCATTCAGACAAGCACCAGCAAGAATAAGTACTACCGCATctcgcaacagcagcagcagcaaaagaacAACAAGCAGGACAGGAATGGAGTGCAGACACAGAGACCCAAGGCCAACTCCGGCGAGAAGTCCTACGATGAGAA is a window encoding:
- the LOC122622028 gene encoding furin-like protease 1 isoform X3, which produces MKNDVVRWSRQPTSNTDNNNSSSSRSSSSRSGSNSSSTHKHRSKSNKLNARQLGPHGARSCQQRAEAATQLQDEQQTIIECDIGNFNFDCNLFKTSFLTQHKPKLSGKSSSKSKCNRSRPLAKTKAVLLLALQFSAVVFLCNFNVGFVAGSVATAASSAGGTSPAAPPSSAPSSTPTAAAPPPPPPSSPLKVHPNGQSPVLPPYVLDYETGGRAKLTPNNGKFAQSGSSGSNNNQLVGHYTHTWAVHIPNGDNGMADAVAKDHGFVNLGKIFDDHYHFAHHKVSKRSLSPATHHQTRLDDDDRVNWAKQQRAKSRSKRDFIRMRPSRTSSRAMSMVDAMTFNDSKWPQMWYLNRGGGLDMNVIPAWKQGITGKGVVVTILDDGLESDHPDIQDNYDPKASYDVNSHDDDPMPHYDMTDSNRHGTRCAGEVAATANNSFCAVGIAYGASVGGVRMLDGDVTDAVEARSLSLNPQHIDIYSASWGPDDDGKTVDGPGELASRAFIEGTTKGRGGKGSIFIWASGNGGREMDNCNCDGYTNSIWTLSISSATEEGHVPWYSEKCSSTLATTYSSGGQGEKQVVTTDLHHSCTVSHTGTSASAPLAAGIAALVLQSNQNLTWRDLQHIVVRTAKPANLKDSSWSRNGVGRRVSHSFGYGLMDAAEMVRVARTWKSVPEQQRCEINAPHVDKVIPPRTHITLQLTVNHCRSVNYLEHVQAKITLTSQRRGDIQLFLRSPANTSVTLLTPRVHDNSRSGFNQWPFMSVHTWGESPQGNWQLEIHNEGRYMAQITQWDMIFYGTETPAQPDDVANPSQSNQFNLYGNDMAHNDVEYDSTGQWRNMQQVGDVGMTRDHSNTAACLKWSDRKCLDIAKPAK
- the LOC122622028 gene encoding furin-like protease 1, isoforms 1/1-X/2 isoform X2, with the protein product MKNDVVRWSRQPTSNTDNNNSSSSRSSSSRSGSNSSSTHKHRSKSNKLNARQLGPHGARSCQQRAEAATQLQDEQQTIIECDIGNFNFDCNLFKTSFLTQHKPKLSGKSSSKSKCNRSRPLAKTKAVLLLALQFSAVVFLCNFNVGFVAGSVATAASSAGGTSPAAPPSSAPSSTPTAAAPPPPPPSSPLKVHPNGQSPVLPPYVLDYETGGRAKLTPNNGKFAQSGSSGSNNNQLVGHYTHTWAVHIPNGDNGMADAVAKDHGFVNLGKIFDDHYHFAHHKVSKRSLSPATHHQTRLDDDDRVNWAKQQRAKSRSKRDFIRMRPSRTSSRAMSMVDAMTFNDSKWPQMWYLNRGGGLDMNVIPAWKQGITGKGVVVTILDDGLESDHPDIQDNYDPKASYDVNSHDDDPMPHYDMTDSNRHGTRCAGEVAATANNSFCAVGIAYGASVGGVRMLDGDVTDAVEARSLSLNPQHIDIYSASWGPDDDGKTVDGPGELASRAFIEGTTKGRGGKGSIFIWASGNGGREMDNCNCDGYTNSIWTLSISSATEEGHVPWYSEKCSSTLATTYSSGGQGEKQVVTTDLHHSCTVSHTGTSASAPLAAGIAALVLQSNQNLTWRDLQHIVVRTAKPANLKDSSWSRNGVGRRVSHSFGYGLMDAAEMVRVARTWKSVPEQQRCEINAPHVDKVIPPRTHITLQLTVNHCRSVNYLEHVQAKITLTSQRRGDIQLFLRSPANTSVTLLTPRVHDNSRSGFNQWPFMSVHTWGESPQGNWQLEIHNEGRYMAQITQWDMIFYGTETPAQPDDVANPSQSNQFNLYGNDMAHNDVEYDSTGQWRNMQQVGDVGMTRDHSNTAACLKWSDRKCLGLSLLFFMIMQVFFLNFKHANDNNNKNKNNIIKCIR